A single window of Leopardus geoffroyi isolate Oge1 chromosome D4, O.geoffroyi_Oge1_pat1.0, whole genome shotgun sequence DNA harbors:
- the ALDOB gene encoding fructose-bisphosphate aldolase B, which yields MAHRFPALTSEQKKELSEIAQRIVANGKGILAADESVGTMGNRLQRIKVENTEENRRQFREILFTVDNSINQSIGGVILFHETLYQKDSQGKLFRNILKEKGIVVGIKLDQGGAPLAGTNKETTIQGLDGLSERCAQYKKDGADFGKWRAVLRIDNQCPSHLAIQENANALARYASICQQNGLVPIVEPEVLPDGDHDMEHCQYVTEKVLAAVYKALNDHHVYLEGTLLKPNMVTAGHACTKKYMPEQVAMATVTALHRTVPAAVPGICFLSGGMSEEDATLNLNAINLCPLPKPWKLSFSYGRALQASALAAWGGKAANKKATQEAFMKRALANCQAAKGQYVHSGSSGAASTQSLFTACYSY from the exons ATGGCCCACCGATTTCCAGCCCTCACCTCAGAACAGAAGAAGGAGCTCTCAGAAATCGCCCAGCGCATTGTTGCCAATGGGAAGGGGATCCTGGCTGCAGATGAGTCCGTAG GCACCATGGGAAACCGCCTGCAGAGGATCAAGGTGGAGAACACTGAGGAAAACCGCCGGCAGTTCCGGGAAATCCTCTTTACCGTAGACAACTCCATCAACCAGAGCATCGGGGGCGTGATCCTTTTCCATGAGACCCTCTACCAGAAGGACAGTCAGGGGAAGCTGTTCAGAAACATCCTCAAGGAAAAGGGGATTGTGGTGGGAATCAAG TTAGACCAGGGAGGTGCTCCCCTTGCAGGAACCAACAAAGAAACCACCATTCAAG GGCTCGATGGCCTTTCTGAGCGCTGTGCCCAGTACAAGAAAGATGGTGCTGACTTTGGGAAATGGCGTGCTGTGCTAAGGATTGACAACCAGTGTCCATCCCACCTTGCCATCCAGGAAAATGCCAATGCCCTGGCCCGCTACGCCAGCATCTGTCAGCAG aATGGGCTGGTACCCATTGTTGAACCAGAGGTACTTCCTGATGGAGACCATGACATGGAACACTGCCAGTATGTTACTGAGAAG GTCCTTGCTGCTGTCTATAAGGCCCTGAATGACCATCATGTTTACCTGGAGGGCACCTTGCTGAAGCCCAACATGGTGACCGCTGGACACGCCTGTACCAAGAAGTATATGCCAGAGCAAGTGGCTATGGCCACTGTCACAGCTCTGCACCGTACTGTTCCTGCAGCTGTTCCTG GTATCTGCTTTTTGTCTGGTGGCATGAGCGAAGAGGATGCTACTCTCAACCTCAATGCTATCAACCTTTGCCCTCTACCAAAACCCTGGAAACTAAGTTTCTCCTACGGACGGGCCCTGCAGGCTAGTGCACTGGCTGCCTGGGGCGGCAAAGCTGCAAACAAGAAGGCGACCCAGGAGGCTTTCATGAAGCGGGCCCTG GCTAACTGCCAGGCAGCCAAAGGACAGTATGTTCACTCCGGCTCTTCTGGTGCTGCTTCCACTCAGTCTCTCTTCACAGCCTGCTATTCCTACTAG